In Polynucleobacter sp. AP-Ainpum-60-G11, one DNA window encodes the following:
- a CDS encoding molybdopterin-synthase adenylyltransferase MoeB, with protein MNDEQLLRYSRHLLLEEIDVAGQEILLGSHILIIGAGGLGSAAAPYLAAAGVGEISLVDHDKVELTNLQRQIMHSQNSIGKSKVESGKQFLTSINPTLIINAIAEKASENLLNKLLPTVNLVLDCTDNFATRQLINAACFNHKTPLVSGSALKFDGQLSVFDFRNETSPCYACLFSPEEQFEEVSCASMGIFSPLVGIIGAMQAAQALQVLIGFGQPLVGRMLLWNALNTQIDEIRISRNTACKVCGAQH; from the coding sequence ATGAATGATGAGCAGCTACTTCGCTACTCGCGGCATTTACTACTAGAAGAAATTGATGTTGCTGGCCAAGAAATATTACTTGGCTCGCACATTCTCATCATTGGTGCTGGCGGCTTAGGAAGTGCTGCTGCCCCCTATTTAGCTGCGGCTGGCGTGGGGGAAATAAGCCTGGTCGATCATGACAAGGTTGAGCTCACTAATTTGCAACGGCAAATCATGCATAGCCAGAACTCCATTGGCAAAAGTAAAGTGGAGTCGGGTAAACAATTTTTAACAAGCATCAACCCCACTCTCATAATTAATGCAATCGCTGAAAAGGCCTCGGAAAATTTACTGAATAAACTCTTGCCAACAGTAAATCTCGTTCTAGATTGCACGGATAACTTTGCTACCCGTCAGCTCATTAATGCAGCCTGCTTCAATCACAAGACGCCGCTCGTCTCTGGTTCTGCCCTTAAATTTGATGGTCAATTAAGCGTCTTTGATTTTCGTAATGAAACATCTCCTTGCTATGCCTGCCTCTTCTCACCAGAAGAACAGTTTGAAGAAGTGAGCTGTGCCAGTATGGGCATCTTCTCACCTCTAGTCGGCATAATTGGTGCGATGCAAGCGGCTCAAGCTCTGCAGGTATTGATTGGCTTTGGTCAGCCTTTAGTAGGAAGAATGTTGCTTTGGAATGCGCTCAATACTCAGATTGATGAAATTCGCATTTCCCGAAATACCGCATGCAAAGTATGCGGAGCTCAGCACTAG
- the ptsP gene encoding phosphoenolpyruvate--protein phosphotransferase — MTFALHGIAVSKGIAIGKAVLISRAALEVSHYLIEVGKEESEAQKLLDAFDQVRQELAQLRQGLPKDAPQEMAAFLDVHGMILADPALAEKPLKLIRTQRLNAAWALTTELNDLLEQFAEIEDAYLKERANDIRQVAERVLKALHTQQKDALSDAELLSPGEVGVEAIIVAHDIAPHDMLRFKEHAFTGFVTDLGGKTSHTAIVARSMEIPAVVGVRHASEMIRHGDWLILDGEHGVVVVAPDEQLLAEYRKLQTQAIKEARKLKQLRHAKTETTDRVEIELFANIELPEDAIQAVKLGAVGVGLFRSEFLFMDRKQALPDEEQQYQEYRRVVDLMHGLPVNIRTIDVGADKALGGGGEVSQTGASPLGLRAIRWSLTEPEIFLTQLRAILRASAHGQARIMIPMLAHAKEIDETLRLIEKAKQQLHQRGKAFNPNIQVGAMIEIPAAALMLPLFINRFDFLSIGTNDLIQYTLAIDRADHAVAHLYDPLHPAILNLLSSIIDQAKRAGVPVAVCGEMAGDPALTKLLLALGLTDFSMHFSQLLLVKREILKANVGLLKTRVPRVLRAYEPEEQAKALERLLS; from the coding sequence ATGACTTTTGCTTTGCACGGTATTGCAGTATCTAAAGGCATTGCCATTGGCAAAGCCGTACTGATATCCCGTGCAGCATTAGAGGTTAGCCATTACTTAATTGAAGTTGGCAAAGAAGAGTCTGAGGCCCAAAAGTTATTAGATGCTTTTGATCAAGTGCGCCAAGAGTTAGCGCAGTTGCGTCAGGGTCTGCCTAAAGATGCGCCACAAGAGATGGCTGCGTTTTTAGATGTACACGGCATGATTTTGGCAGATCCAGCTTTGGCTGAGAAGCCGCTCAAGTTGATTCGGACACAACGTTTAAATGCTGCGTGGGCATTGACAACAGAGCTCAATGATCTCTTGGAGCAATTTGCAGAGATTGAGGACGCATACCTTAAAGAACGGGCGAATGATATTCGTCAGGTAGCTGAGCGAGTCCTGAAGGCGCTACATACACAGCAGAAGGATGCTTTGAGTGACGCTGAGCTATTGTCACCAGGTGAAGTTGGTGTAGAGGCCATTATTGTGGCGCATGACATTGCACCGCATGACATGTTGCGCTTTAAAGAGCATGCCTTTACTGGATTTGTAACCGATCTGGGTGGTAAGACTTCGCATACCGCCATTGTTGCCCGCAGTATGGAAATTCCTGCGGTAGTTGGCGTGCGGCATGCGAGTGAAATGATTCGTCATGGCGATTGGCTGATATTGGATGGTGAGCATGGGGTAGTTGTCGTTGCTCCAGACGAACAGCTTCTTGCTGAATATCGAAAACTGCAGACTCAAGCTATTAAAGAGGCTCGTAAGCTAAAGCAGTTAAGGCACGCCAAGACAGAAACGACTGATCGGGTTGAGATTGAGTTATTTGCCAATATTGAATTGCCCGAGGATGCTATTCAAGCAGTGAAGTTGGGGGCTGTGGGTGTTGGTTTATTCCGCTCCGAATTTTTATTCATGGATCGTAAGCAAGCTTTGCCTGATGAAGAGCAGCAGTATCAAGAATATCGTCGGGTAGTAGATTTAATGCATGGACTACCAGTCAATATCAGAACAATTGACGTTGGTGCTGATAAGGCATTAGGTGGTGGAGGCGAAGTTTCTCAAACTGGCGCATCACCATTAGGGCTGCGTGCAATTCGCTGGTCCTTGACTGAGCCTGAAATCTTTTTAACTCAACTGAGAGCTATCTTGCGTGCATCAGCTCATGGTCAGGCAAGAATCATGATTCCGATGTTGGCGCATGCCAAAGAAATTGATGAAACATTGAGATTGATTGAAAAAGCAAAGCAGCAATTGCATCAGCGTGGCAAGGCTTTTAATCCCAACATTCAAGTGGGTGCAATGATTGAAATTCCGGCAGCTGCTCTAATGCTGCCCTTGTTTATTAATCGATTTGATTTTCTTTCTATCGGCACTAATGATTTAATTCAGTACACCTTGGCCATTGATCGTGCAGATCATGCCGTGGCACATTTGTATGATCCTCTGCATCCCGCCATCTTGAATTTGCTATCCAGCATCATTGACCAAGCTAAACGAGCAGGCGTTCCTGTTGCCGTTTGTGGTGAAATGGCTGGCGATCCTGCATTAACTAAGTTATTGCTTGCGCTAGGACTGACAGACTTCTCAATGCACTTCAGTCAGCTGTTGTTGGTTAAGCGTGAGATCTTAAAAGCAAATGTGGGCTTATTGAAAACCCGTGTGCCGAGAGTCTTACGTGCCTATGAGCCTGAAGAGCAGGCCAAAGCCTTAGAGCGATTACTCTCTTAA
- a CDS encoding HPr family phosphocarrier protein, with amino-acid sequence MPVAEIEIINKLGLHARASAKLSQLAAEFPCEILLSRNGRQINAKSIMGVMMLAAGIGSTVTLETVGEKEDEAMQALTALINDRFGEGE; translated from the coding sequence ATGCCAGTTGCTGAAATTGAAATTATTAATAAATTGGGATTACACGCTCGTGCTTCTGCAAAGTTATCCCAACTTGCTGCAGAGTTTCCTTGTGAAATCTTATTGTCTCGTAATGGTCGTCAAATTAATGCCAAAAGTATTATGGGCGTCATGATGCTGGCAGCCGGTATTGGCAGCACAGTCACTTTAGAGACTGTTGGCGAAAAAGAAGATGAGGCAATGCAAGCCTTAACAGCATTGATCAACGATCGATTTGGTGAAGGCGAATAA
- a CDS encoding PTS sugar transporter subunit IIA, giving the protein MVGIVIVAHTPVASAMLGFAEHAFGVVPERVRAVDIPPYEDTKASFDRVLRAAYGVNTGQGVLILTDVMGATPANVASKLEALGPLSGLDTPVVVLAGLNLPMLMRCISHRGEGLEELAHKALQGGQNGILRLGSKTPQATTEK; this is encoded by the coding sequence ATGGTCGGAATCGTAATAGTTGCCCACACCCCGGTCGCAAGCGCGATGCTCGGTTTTGCTGAGCATGCATTTGGTGTGGTACCTGAGAGAGTGAGGGCTGTCGACATTCCTCCTTACGAAGATACAAAGGCAAGCTTTGACCGAGTTTTAAGGGCAGCCTACGGTGTTAATACTGGGCAGGGCGTTTTAATTCTCACTGATGTCATGGGCGCGACCCCAGCCAATGTAGCGTCTAAGCTTGAAGCCTTAGGGCCATTATCTGGTTTGGATACCCCTGTGGTTGTTTTGGCGGGACTCAATTTACCTATGTTGATGCGTTGCATCTCCCATCGTGGCGAGGGTCTGGAAGAGTTGGCTCATAAAGCGCTGCAAGGTGGCCAAAATGGCATCCTGCGTTTAGGTTCAAAAACTCCACAAGCCACTACCGAGAAATAG
- the gshB gene encoding glutathione synthase, whose translation MIFLFIADPLESFKISKDSTLAMMRVAQEAGHQLWFCQSRNILWRDDFVVADCQSLDIKPGGTAWFELGHIEARPLNTFDAVMMRTDPPFDIEYLNTTWLLSAAVRQGAKVFNNPMAIRDHSEKISITEFPELIPPTLITRELSAIEVFHQEHQDIVIKPLDGMGGMGVFRVGPDGLNLASIVETLGENGARTLMVQRFLPDIAQGDKRVLLIGGEVVPFALARIPQGSEIRGNLAAGGKGVAMPLTDAERKVAERLAPILNARGLFLVGLDLIGAYVTEINVTSPTCFVEITEQSGFDVPKFWLTALEKALA comes from the coding sequence ATGATCTTTCTTTTCATTGCCGACCCTCTGGAGTCTTTCAAGATTAGTAAAGATTCCACCTTGGCAATGATGCGAGTTGCACAAGAGGCAGGGCATCAACTTTGGTTTTGCCAAAGCCGCAATATCCTGTGGAGAGATGACTTTGTAGTGGCTGATTGTCAGTCTCTCGACATTAAGCCAGGTGGTACAGCCTGGTTTGAATTGGGTCACATTGAAGCTCGTCCATTAAATACTTTTGACGCAGTCATGATGCGCACTGATCCGCCATTTGATATTGAATATCTCAACACGACTTGGTTGTTATCTGCTGCGGTTCGTCAGGGCGCGAAAGTATTCAATAACCCGATGGCTATTCGGGACCATTCCGAAAAAATATCTATCACTGAATTTCCGGAACTGATTCCACCAACTTTAATCACGCGTGAACTTAGTGCAATTGAGGTATTTCATCAAGAGCATCAAGATATCGTGATTAAGCCCTTAGATGGCATGGGTGGCATGGGTGTGTTTCGTGTGGGTCCAGATGGCTTGAACCTTGCCAGTATTGTGGAGACGCTGGGTGAGAATGGTGCACGTACCTTGATGGTGCAAAGATTCTTGCCTGACATCGCCCAAGGCGATAAACGAGTATTGCTGATCGGTGGCGAAGTGGTGCCATTTGCATTGGCGCGTATTCCGCAAGGTAGTGAAATCCGCGGTAACTTAGCCGCTGGTGGCAAAGGAGTGGCTATGCCATTGACTGATGCCGAGAGGAAGGTTGCAGAGCGCCTTGCCCCTATTTTGAATGCCCGTGGTTTGTTCTTGGTAGGATTGGATTTAATTGGTGCTTATGTCACTGAAATTAATGTGACCAGCCCAACGTGTTTTGTAGAGATTACGGAGCAAAGTGGATTCGATGTTCCGAAATTTTGGTTAACAGCGCTCGAAAAGGCATTGGCATAA
- the gshA gene encoding glutamate--cysteine ligase: protein MVPHLITALSGPLLDLESKVLEATPTIERWFRLEWQEHTPPFYCSVDLRNAGFKLAPVDTNLFPGGFNNLSPQMLPLAVQAAMAAIEKICPEAKNLLLIPERHTRNTFYLQNIARLSSILRQAGLNVRLGTLSDEIKKPTWIDLPDGNRLLMEPLSRLGLKKQRLGLKDFDPCSILLNNDLSAGIPPILENLHEQYLLPGLHAGWHVRRKSNHFAAYDEVAKKFAKVVDIDPWMINPYFASCSNVNFHERKGEEELQAAVEKVLKKTAKKYREYGIKEKPYVVVKADAGTYGMGVMVVNDPAQLKGLNRKDRNKMSVVKEGLEVSDVLIQEGVYTFEKVNEAVAEPVVYMIDRYVIGGFYRVHTDRGPDENLNAPGMHFVPLAFEQNSMPDLGAKPGSAPPNRFYLYGVVARLALLAASLELERSDPNAEAA, encoded by the coding sequence ATGGTTCCACATCTCATCACTGCCCTTAGCGGCCCTCTTCTCGATCTCGAGTCGAAGGTATTAGAAGCAACCCCAACAATCGAGCGCTGGTTCAGGCTTGAATGGCAGGAGCACACTCCGCCCTTCTACTGTTCAGTTGACTTGCGTAATGCGGGCTTTAAGCTAGCTCCAGTCGACACCAATCTCTTCCCAGGCGGCTTTAACAATCTATCTCCACAGATGCTGCCTTTGGCAGTTCAGGCTGCAATGGCAGCAATTGAGAAGATTTGCCCGGAAGCAAAAAATTTACTATTAATACCTGAGCGCCATACTCGTAATACCTTCTATTTGCAGAATATTGCGCGCCTGTCCTCGATCTTGCGTCAAGCTGGTCTGAATGTGCGTCTCGGTACTTTGTCAGATGAAATTAAAAAACCAACTTGGATTGATTTGCCGGATGGTAATCGTCTCTTGATGGAGCCTTTATCTCGTTTAGGCTTAAAGAAGCAACGTCTTGGATTAAAAGATTTTGATCCTTGCTCCATTCTCTTGAATAATGATTTATCAGCAGGCATCCCTCCAATTCTAGAAAACTTGCACGAGCAGTACCTCTTGCCCGGACTCCATGCTGGTTGGCACGTCCGTCGAAAGTCAAATCACTTTGCCGCCTATGATGAAGTTGCTAAAAAATTTGCGAAGGTAGTGGACATTGATCCTTGGATGATCAATCCTTATTTTGCCAGTTGCTCCAATGTGAACTTCCATGAGCGTAAGGGTGAAGAAGAGTTGCAGGCAGCTGTAGAGAAAGTTCTCAAGAAAACTGCCAAGAAATACCGTGAGTACGGCATCAAAGAAAAACCATACGTCGTTGTCAAAGCAGATGCTGGTACATATGGCATGGGTGTGATGGTGGTGAATGATCCTGCTCAGCTCAAAGGCTTGAATCGTAAAGACCGCAATAAGATGAGCGTAGTCAAAGAAGGTCTTGAGGTAAGCGATGTATTGATTCAGGAGGGCGTGTATACCTTCGAGAAAGTGAACGAGGCAGTTGCTGAGCCCGTGGTGTACATGATTGATCGCTATGTGATTGGTGGTTTCTATCGGGTGCATACTGACCGTGGCCCCGATGAGAATCTGAACGCGCCGGGCATGCATTTTGTACCTTTGGCGTTCGAGCAAAACTCCATGCCAGACTTGGGTGCTAAGCCTGGTAGTGCTCCACCAAATCGTTTTTATCTTTATGGTGTTGTGGCTCGCCTTGCTTTACTGGCGGCCTCCTTGGAGTTAGAGCGTTCCGATCCCAATGCTGAAGCCGCTTAA
- a CDS encoding ammonium transporter produces the protein MLTWMKRLLAGSAMALAIGATSVMVASPAFADEAKPVAAAAAAAVAAAPALVPNKGDTAWLLVCTALVILMTLPGLALFYGGLTRSKNILSVLVQCMFVFALITVLWSLYGYSFAFTEGGAFIGGLDRLFLQGITPDSVAATFSKGIVIPEYVFMAFQAAFATITCCLIIGSFAERAKFSAIVLFVILWFTFSYIPIAHMVWFWPGPDDIKDAASLEAITARAGWLWQKGVLDFAGGTVVHINAAIAGLVGSFVIGKRLGYGKEAMKPHNLVFVMIGASLLWFGWFGFNAGSALEANGSAALAFVNTLLATAAAVLSWSVAEWVHKGKPSMLGGASGCVAGLVAITPAAGFVGPMGALVIGAAAGVICLWGVSGLKKLLGSDDSLDVFGVHGVGGILGALLTGVFADPALGGTGIWDYVANAASPEYSIASQLWIQSQGVIVTLIWSGVVSYIAYKLVDIVIGLRVKEDEEREGLDITSHGESAYES, from the coding sequence ATGTTAACTTGGATGAAACGACTCCTAGCTGGAAGCGCAATGGCCTTGGCTATTGGCGCAACTAGCGTGATGGTAGCTTCACCGGCTTTTGCTGATGAGGCTAAGCCAGTTGCCGCTGCGGCTGCGGCTGCAGTTGCTGCTGCTCCTGCATTAGTTCCTAACAAGGGTGATACAGCTTGGTTATTGGTGTGTACAGCACTAGTAATCTTGATGACATTGCCTGGTTTGGCTTTGTTTTATGGCGGCTTGACACGCAGTAAGAACATTCTCTCTGTACTCGTACAGTGTATGTTTGTATTTGCATTGATCACAGTGTTGTGGTCCCTTTATGGATACAGCTTTGCATTTACTGAAGGTGGCGCATTCATTGGTGGACTTGATCGTTTGTTCTTGCAAGGTATTACTCCAGATTCAGTTGCCGCAACATTTAGCAAAGGCATTGTGATTCCTGAGTATGTATTTATGGCATTCCAAGCTGCATTTGCAACAATTACTTGCTGCTTGATCATTGGTTCATTTGCCGAGCGCGCAAAGTTTTCTGCAATTGTGTTGTTTGTCATTCTTTGGTTCACTTTCAGCTACATACCAATCGCTCATATGGTTTGGTTCTGGCCTGGACCTGATGACATCAAAGATGCTGCATCGCTTGAGGCAATCACAGCGCGTGCTGGTTGGCTGTGGCAGAAGGGTGTTCTAGACTTTGCTGGTGGTACCGTTGTCCACATCAATGCTGCGATCGCAGGTTTGGTAGGCTCATTCGTGATCGGTAAACGTTTGGGTTACGGCAAAGAAGCAATGAAGCCACACAACTTAGTGTTCGTGATGATTGGTGCTTCACTATTGTGGTTCGGTTGGTTTGGTTTCAATGCTGGCTCTGCTCTCGAAGCAAACGGCAGTGCAGCCTTGGCATTCGTAAACACATTATTGGCAACCGCTGCAGCAGTATTGAGCTGGTCAGTTGCTGAGTGGGTTCACAAAGGTAAGCCTTCCATGTTGGGTGGTGCATCTGGTTGCGTAGCAGGTTTAGTGGCAATTACCCCAGCTGCAGGTTTCGTTGGCCCAATGGGTGCGCTCGTAATCGGTGCGGCTGCTGGCGTTATCTGCTTGTGGGGTGTTTCTGGTCTCAAGAAGCTTTTGGGTTCAGATGACAGCTTGGACGTATTCGGTGTGCACGGCGTTGGCGGTATCTTGGGCGCTTTGTTAACTGGTGTGTTCGCAGACCCGGCTTTAGGTGGAACAGGCATTTGGGATTATGTAGCGAATGCTGCATCCCCTGAGTACTCTATCGCTAGCCAGTTGTGGATTCAGAGCCAAGGCGTCATCGTTACCCTGATTTGGTCTGGCGTGGTTTCTTATATCGCCTACAAATTGGTTGATATCGTGATTGGCCTACGTGTTAAGGAAGACGAAGAGCGCGAAGGCTTGGACATCACTTCCCACGGTGAGTCTGCTTACGAGTCTTAA
- a CDS encoding P-II family nitrogen regulator, protein MKLITAIIKPFKLDEVREALSEVGVSGITVTEVKGFGRQKGHTELYRGAEYVVDFLPKVKIEAAVEDGILERAIEAIEKSARTGKIGDGKIFVSPVEHVIRIRTGETGASAL, encoded by the coding sequence ATGAAATTAATTACCGCAATCATCAAGCCCTTCAAGCTTGACGAAGTGCGCGAAGCTCTCTCAGAAGTGGGAGTTTCGGGCATCACCGTCACTGAAGTTAAAGGCTTTGGTCGTCAAAAGGGTCACACCGAGTTGTATCGCGGTGCTGAGTACGTAGTTGACTTTTTGCCGAAGGTAAAAATTGAAGCTGCTGTTGAAGATGGCATCTTGGAGCGAGCGATTGAAGCAATTGAAAAATCTGCTCGTACTGGAAAAATTGGCGACGGTAAGATTTTTGTCTCCCCAGTTGAACACGTCATTCGCATTCGTACCGGTGAAACCGGCGCGTCAGCACTTTAA
- a CDS encoding TorF family putative porin, with translation MKTIQKTAIALAASGLFATAAFAQTAPAAEAPEASPITANVTVVNDYRYRGMTQSNYKPAIQGGFDYAHESGFYIGNWNSSISWISDGVGTGSSTYGNAVSAPIEMDFYAGFKKELIGEGFASDVGLLQYYYPTSGLKTQPQNTANCGTTSRNTCGTVPNTTEAYVAQNFTFGPVTGFAKFSYALTNIFGIYNSAGSYYPDLTVNYDTGVWGVTLNGHVGYQYVSNTQKVGNTSYNYSYADWKLGATKDFGGGLSGALAYVGTNSPAVNGTYLWNVPNNAGTKSAGKGGGLVSLTKTF, from the coding sequence ATGAAAACGATTCAAAAGACAGCCATCGCTCTTGCAGCTTCTGGCTTATTCGCAACAGCAGCATTTGCACAGACAGCTCCTGCAGCTGAGGCTCCAGAGGCCAGCCCAATTACGGCAAACGTGACAGTTGTGAATGATTACCGTTACCGCGGGATGACCCAGTCAAACTATAAGCCCGCCATCCAAGGTGGATTTGATTATGCCCATGAGAGTGGTTTCTACATTGGTAACTGGAACTCATCTATTTCTTGGATTAGTGATGGTGTTGGTACAGGATCCTCTACCTACGGTAACGCAGTGTCTGCACCAATTGAGATGGATTTCTATGCAGGTTTTAAGAAAGAGTTGATTGGCGAGGGCTTTGCTTCTGATGTTGGCTTACTTCAGTACTACTACCCTACTTCTGGTTTGAAAACACAGCCACAAAATACAGCAAATTGCGGTACAACATCTAGAAATACTTGTGGTACCGTTCCCAACACCACTGAGGCATATGTTGCACAGAACTTTACGTTCGGCCCTGTAACTGGTTTTGCAAAATTCTCCTATGCGCTAACTAATATTTTTGGAATTTATAACAGCGCAGGATCCTACTACCCTGATTTGACGGTGAATTACGATACTGGTGTTTGGGGGGTAACATTAAATGGTCACGTAGGATATCAGTACGTTTCAAATACCCAAAAAGTGGGAAACACAAGCTATAACTACTCTTACGCGGATTGGAAATTGGGCGCAACTAAAGACTTTGGCGGCGGTCTTTCCGGTGCTCTTGCTTATGTAGGCACTAATTCCCCCGCAGTTAATGGAACGTATCTTTGGAATGTACCAAATAACGCTGGTACGAAATCTGCTGGCAAGGGCGGTGGCTTGGTGTCCCTTACAAAAACTTTCTAA
- a CDS encoding accessory factor UbiK family protein, whose amino-acid sequence MQKPGEILEQIQRIASDMQNKVGDAIRNSPAQEIEKNVRAMMNQGFQKVDLVTREEFGLQSKVLAKTREKLEALEAKVAALEKS is encoded by the coding sequence ATGCAAAAACCAGGCGAAATCCTAGAACAAATCCAGCGTATTGCTAGCGATATGCAGAACAAGGTTGGTGATGCCATTCGCAATTCACCAGCGCAAGAGATTGAAAAGAATGTGCGCGCCATGATGAATCAAGGTTTTCAGAAAGTGGACTTGGTTACTCGCGAAGAGTTTGGGCTGCAATCTAAAGTTTTAGCAAAGACTAGAGAGAAGTTAGAGGCTCTTGAAGCTAAGGTAGCCGCCCTAGAAAAGTCTTAA